Proteins from a genomic interval of Candidatus Woesearchaeota archaeon:
- a CDS encoding ATP-binding protein, translating into MRPENYLTVPEICRKLKPIFGKRIDVLFLRYTLSDDLNQKREIEQTINALYQKHLSESLLVEELLLEPPEQGIVNGEYPLGKIVYANKQLYTFGLRESDWPRHVCITGMSGSGKTNFAFQILFNFIKKQKPFIAFDWKKSFRPLMLINEEILCFTVGTEKISNYFKLNINKPPKGVPPKEWINILCDILNESFSASFGVHKLLSETLDRTFTEFKVYEGSENYPTWYQIKDRLNEMQNDKKFRGRESEWLESALRIAHSLTFGAFGEALNYKGPDSLDIEKLMSKKIIFELNSLDTAEKKFFCEYMLTHIFKLKKANYETKHNFESAILIDEAHNILLKDKPSFMKETVTEMIYREIREYGVSLICLDQHISKLSDVVAGNSACEIAFQQTLPQDVDTIANIMQMYDRKKFFSMLPVGSAVVKLVERFHLPFIITTPLIPLREKIVTNEHVHNFMTEKMKNMKRIEIFNESVKDSELKKKIEDLYHTFGTSGVGTTESFLKEQLDISNLSDISEEENKFINAVKQNPGSGTAEIYKLLGVSARKGNILKSQVMAKGLIKEVVEKNDKGWKKILEAIK; encoded by the coding sequence ATGAGACCAGAGAATTATTTAACAGTGCCGGAAATTTGCAGGAAATTAAAACCAATATTTGGTAAAAGAATTGATGTTCTTTTTTTAAGATATACTTTGTCTGATGACTTAAATCAAAAAAGAGAAATTGAGCAAACAATAAATGCACTTTATCAAAAACATTTGAGTGAAAGTTTATTGGTTGAAGAATTATTATTAGAGCCTCCAGAACAAGGTATTGTAAATGGAGAATATCCCCTAGGAAAAATAGTTTATGCAAATAAGCAGCTTTATACTTTTGGTTTACGAGAGTCTGACTGGCCAAGACATGTTTGTATAACAGGTATGTCTGGTTCTGGAAAAACTAATTTTGCTTTTCAGATATTATTTAATTTTATAAAAAAACAAAAACCGTTTATCGCATTTGATTGGAAAAAGTCTTTTAGACCTTTGATGTTAATTAATGAAGAGATTTTATGTTTTACAGTTGGAACGGAAAAAATAAGTAATTATTTTAAATTAAATATAAACAAACCTCCAAAAGGGGTTCCACCAAAAGAATGGATAAATATTCTTTGTGATATTTTAAATGAAAGCTTCTCTGCAAGTTTTGGAGTACATAAATTATTATCTGAAACTTTAGACAGAACTTTTACAGAATTTAAAGTGTATGAAGGTTCTGAAAACTACCCAACTTGGTACCAAATAAAAGATAGATTAAATGAAATGCAAAATGATAAAAAGTTTAGAGGTAGAGAATCTGAATGGTTAGAAAGTGCTTTAAGAATTGCTCATTCTTTAACTTTTGGTGCATTCGGTGAGGCTTTAAATTATAAAGGCCCAGATTCTTTAGATATAGAAAAATTAATGTCTAAAAAGATAATATTTGAATTGAATTCATTAGATACTGCAGAAAAGAAATTCTTCTGTGAATATATGCTAACTCATATATTTAAATTGAAAAAGGCCAATTATGAAACCAAACATAATTTTGAATCTGCGATTTTAATTGATGAGGCGCATAATATTTTACTTAAAGATAAACCTAGTTTTATGAAAGAAACTGTAACTGAAATGATTTATAGAGAAATTAGAGAGTATGGGGTTAGTTTGATATGTTTGGATCAGCATATCTCTAAGTTGAGTGATGTTGTTGCAGGTAATAGTGCTTGTGAGATTGCATTCCAACAGACTTTACCCCAAGATGTTGATACTATTGCAAATATTATGCAAATGTATGATAGAAAAAAATTCTTCTCTATGTTGCCTGTTGGTTCAGCAGTTGTAAAGCTTGTTGAAAGATTTCATTTACCTTTTATTATTACTACGCCTTTAATACCTTTAAGAGAAAAGATAGTAACAAATGAACATGTCCATAACTTTATGACTGAAAAAATGAAAAATATGAAAAGAATAGAGATATTTAATGAGTCTGTCAAAGATTCTGAGTTAAAAAAGAAAATAGAAGACTTATACCATACCTTTGGGACTTCAGGTGTGGGAACAACAGAAAGTTTTTTAAAGGAACAACTTGATATTTCTAATTTATCAGATATTTCAGAAGAAGAAAACAAATTTATCAATGCAGTTAAGCAGAACCCAGGTTCTGGCACAGCAGAGATATACAAACTTTTAGGCGTATCAGCTCGAAAAGGCAATATACTTAAAAGTCAAGTAATGGCAAAAGGATTAATCAAAGAAGTTGTTGAAAAGAACGACAAAGGTTGGAAAAAGATTCTTGAAGCCATTAAGTAA
- a CDS encoding 50S ribosome-binding GTPase, whose translation MLKKLSLFFNKFFKQLFRGKKQIKLGLYGPPNSGKTTLANRICRDWIGEEMGSVSNIPHETREIHIKEKITVESKGKKLSFNLVDTPGIATRIDYEDFLKEGLKRKEARDRAKEATKGVVESIKWLDDMDAIIVVLDSTMDPYSQVNITIIGNIAARNIPVLIAANKVDLKKADLKKIEAAFPQYKVLGISAEYGDNIENFYESLFELV comes from the coding sequence ATGCTAAAAAAGTTAAGTCTATTTTTTAATAAATTCTTTAAGCAATTATTCAGAGGTAAGAAGCAAATCAAATTAGGATTATACGGCCCACCAAATTCTGGTAAAACTACTCTAGCAAATAGGATCTGTAGAGATTGGATTGGAGAAGAAATGGGTTCAGTTTCCAATATTCCTCATGAAACAAGAGAGATTCACATTAAAGAAAAAATTACTGTCGAATCAAAAGGTAAAAAGTTAAGTTTTAATTTAGTAGACACACCTGGAATCGCAACAAGAATAGATTATGAAGATTTTCTTAAAGAAGGTTTAAAAAGAAAAGAAGCAAGAGATAGAGCAAAAGAAGCAACAAAAGGTGTTGTTGAATCCATAAAATGGTTAGATGATATGGATGCAATAATTGTTGTTTTAGATAGTACGATGGATCCATACTCTCAAGTTAATATAACTATTATTGGCAATATTGCCGCAAGAAACATTCCTGTTTTAATTGCTGCAAACAAAGTTGATTTAAAAAAAGCAGATTTGAAAAAAATAGAAGCTGCATTCCCACAATACAAAGTTTTAGGAATTTCAGCGGAATATGGAGATAATATCGAAAACTTTTACGAATCATTATTCGAATTAGTTTAA
- a CDS encoding DUF2073 domain-containing protein, which translates to MVKLQLQYVPHYELQHLSSEEKIRKLLKIVKAEKIILLEGKLSSLEEAKLIEITMQEIKGKFKGIEICTISSSSKNLTVLESFSKTVYSLLLGKREGLTIIGPASIIKEIKRDPDKITLLTSSVRRS; encoded by the coding sequence ATGGTAAAACTGCAATTGCAATATGTTCCACATTATGAATTACAACATTTAAGTTCAGAAGAAAAAATAAGAAAATTATTAAAAATAGTAAAAGCAGAAAAAATAATTTTATTAGAAGGAAAATTATCTTCTCTAGAAGAAGCAAAATTAATAGAAATTACCATGCAAGAGATTAAAGGAAAATTTAAAGGAATTGAAATTTGTACAATCTCTTCAAGCTCAAAAAATCTTACAGTGTTAGAATCTTTTTCCAAAACAGTTTACAGTTTACTTCTTGGAAAACGAGAAGGATTAACAATAATTGGTCCTGCAAGTATAATCAAAGAAATCAAAAGAGACCCAGATAAAATAACTTTACTGACAAGTTCAGTTAGGAGAAGTTAA
- a CDS encoding ATP-dependent DNA helicase: protein MEKIFPYEKIRESQIDLINDISLAIKTENHLIAHAPTGIGKSAASLTAALKYALEKKKTIFIITPKHTQHKIIIETVRLINQKTKVVAADFIGKKWMCCIPGIDTLSNQEFSEYCREAKEKGLCDFYSNTRKGKDLTTLGSYTAEQAMHNPLHAEELCSLCSQKRLCPYEITGAIGKEANVIIGDYYHMLQPSIRKNLLLKTGKSIDDAIVIIDEAHNVPSRAREILTTATSLIAIKFALKEARAFNFEDALDKIKVVGDALNELYSRLDLNTHEITIKINEFVDKINIKYNYSKLIKEFESLAEAVREQRKKSYIGNLGAFMSSWLGPDYGFVRILKRVFSKHGTNAVLTYRCLDPSFCTKELIENAHSVVCMSGTLTPLEMYRDLMGFDNKTLLREYKNPFPEGNKLSLIIPDTTTKYTARDESMFKRIAGIIAGITNTVPGNTILFFPSYDLRDKVYIYFNKISSKTAFLEQRGLKKKEKNELLERFKCYKDVGAVLLATSSGNFGEGIDLMGDFLKGVVIIGLPLDRPNIETKALIDYYENKFKKGWDYGYILPAITRVMQNSGRCIRSETDRGIIAFVDERYAWESYRKCFPNDSNLKVTKNYLEEIDKFFKKN from the coding sequence ATGGAAAAAATATTTCCTTATGAAAAGATTAGAGAGTCACAAATAGACTTAATTAATGATATATCCTTAGCAATAAAAACTGAAAATCACTTAATTGCGCATGCTCCAACAGGTATTGGAAAAAGCGCTGCATCTCTAACGGCTGCTTTAAAATATGCACTAGAAAAGAAAAAAACTATTTTTATTATAACTCCTAAACACACACAACATAAAATAATTATAGAAACTGTGAGATTAATTAATCAAAAAACAAAAGTAGTTGCTGCAGATTTTATTGGAAAAAAGTGGATGTGTTGTATTCCTGGAATTGATACTTTATCAAATCAAGAATTTTCTGAATATTGTAGAGAAGCAAAAGAAAAGGGTTTGTGTGATTTTTATTCAAATACTCGAAAAGGAAAGGATTTGACGACTTTAGGAAGCTATACTGCTGAGCAAGCAATGCATAATCCATTGCATGCTGAAGAATTATGTAGTTTATGTTCACAAAAAAGACTTTGTCCTTATGAAATAACTGGTGCAATTGGTAAAGAAGCAAATGTAATAATTGGAGATTATTATCATATGTTACAACCAAGTATAAGAAAAAATTTATTATTAAAAACGGGAAAATCTATTGATGATGCAATTGTTATAATTGATGAAGCGCATAATGTTCCTTCTAGAGCAAGAGAAATTTTAACTACAGCTACAAGTTTAATTGCAATTAAATTTGCATTAAAAGAGGCAAGAGCCTTTAATTTTGAAGATGCCTTAGACAAGATTAAAGTTGTAGGCGATGCTTTAAATGAACTTTATAGTAGGTTGGATTTAAACACTCATGAAATTACAATCAAAATTAATGAATTTGTAGATAAAATAAATATAAAATATAATTATTCTAAATTAATTAAAGAATTTGAAAGTTTAGCTGAAGCAGTTAGAGAACAAAGAAAAAAATCTTATATTGGAAATCTTGGTGCATTTATGAGCTCTTGGCTTGGTCCAGATTATGGTTTTGTGAGAATATTAAAACGAGTTTTTAGTAAACATGGAACTAATGCAGTCTTGACTTATAGATGTTTAGATCCAAGTTTTTGTACAAAAGAATTAATCGAAAATGCACATTCTGTAGTCTGTATGTCAGGAACATTAACACCCTTAGAAATGTATAGAGATTTAATGGGTTTTGATAATAAAACACTTTTAAGAGAATATAAAAATCCTTTTCCAGAAGGAAATAAATTAAGTTTAATTATTCCAGATACAACTACAAAATATACTGCACGAGATGAATCTATGTTTAAAAGAATTGCAGGAATTATTGCAGGAATAACAAACACTGTTCCAGGGAATACAATTTTATTTTTTCCATCTTATGATTTAAGAGATAAAGTATATATTTATTTTAATAAAATTTCAAGTAAAACTGCTTTCTTAGAGCAAAGAGGTTTAAAGAAAAAAGAAAAGAATGAATTACTTGAAAGATTTAAATGTTATAAAGATGTAGGTGCAGTTTTATTAGCAACATCTTCTGGAAACTTTGGTGAAGGAATAGATTTAATGGGAGATTTTCTAAAAGGTGTGGTTATAATTGGTTTACCATTAGATAGGCCAAATATTGAAACTAAAGCTTTAATTGATTATTATGAAAATAAATTTAAAAAAGGGTGGGATTATGGTTATATTTTACCTGCAATAACAAGAGTAATGCAAAATAGTGGAAGATGTATTCGTTCTGAAACTGATAGAGGAATAATTGCTTTTGTAGATGAAAGATATGCTTGGGAAAGTTATAGAAAATGTTTTCCTAATGATTCTAATTTGAAAGTAACTAAAAATTATCTTGAAGAGATTGATAAATTTTTTAAGAAAAATTAG
- a CDS encoding DNA-directed RNA polymerase subunit K yields MIQNTKYEKARIIGARALQIAMGAPIIAKLGKEDFEKLHYNPIEIAKLEYDKEIIPLTIKRPMPQKKE; encoded by the coding sequence ATGATTCAAAATACTAAATACGAAAAAGCAAGAATAATTGGTGCTAGAGCCTTACAAATAGCTATGGGTGCACCTATAATTGCTAAGCTAGGAAAAGAAGATTTTGAGAAGTTACATTACAATCCTATTGAGATTGCAAAGTTAGAGTATGATAAAGAGATTATACCTTTAACAATTAAAAGGCCAATGCCTCAAAAAAAAGAGTAA
- a CDS encoding exosome complex protein Rrp42: MSQIKASKEYILKLLKEGKRLDGRKLDEFRKPIKIEYGISNKAEGSARVIIGETIVAAGVKLEVGEAYPDTPDQGAIMVGAEMLPLSSPDFEMGPPNNKSIELARVVDRGIRESHAIDLKKLCIKSGEKVWMVCIDIYTLNDAGNLQDAASLAALGALMDAKLPTYNEKEDKVDYKKRTGKIPLVRKPLEVTLIKIGDEIVADASLAEEEVMDSKLTIAVDDNGMLCALQKGGSGTLTSEDVKKMTAIAIKRTADLRKVL; this comes from the coding sequence ATGAGTCAAATTAAAGCTTCAAAAGAATATATTTTAAAATTACTTAAAGAAGGAAAAAGATTGGATGGAAGAAAATTAGATGAATTTAGAAAACCAATAAAGATTGAATATGGGATAAGCAACAAAGCTGAAGGAAGTGCGAGAGTAATAATAGGTGAAACTATTGTTGCAGCTGGAGTTAAATTAGAAGTCGGCGAAGCTTATCCTGATACACCTGATCAAGGTGCAATTATGGTTGGTGCAGAAATGTTACCCTTATCATCTCCTGATTTTGAAATGGGGCCGCCAAACAATAAAAGCATTGAATTGGCAAGAGTTGTTGATAGAGGTATAAGAGAAAGTCATGCAATTGATTTGAAAAAATTGTGCATAAAATCTGGAGAAAAAGTATGGATGGTTTGTATTGATATCTATACTCTAAATGACGCTGGAAATCTACAAGATGCAGCATCATTAGCCGCATTAGGTGCATTAATGGATGCAAAATTACCTACCTATAATGAAAAAGAAGACAAAGTTGATTATAAGAAAAGAACAGGAAAAATTCCACTTGTAAGAAAACCTCTTGAAGTTACTTTAATTAAAATAGGCGATGAAATTGTTGCAGATGCTTCTTTAGCAGAAGAAGAAGTGATGGATTCTAAGCTAACTATTGCAGTTGATGACAATGGGATGTTATGTGCACTGCAAAAAGGTGGCTCTGGAACTCTAACTTCAGAAGATGTTAAAAAAATGACTGCAATTGCTATTAAAAGAACTGCAGACTTGAGAAAAGTTTTGTAA
- a CDS encoding exosome complex exonuclease Rrp41, whose translation MSYDKRVDGRKFDEPRKMEAKVGVVKRADGSAMFRMGDTIAIAAVYGPRNLYPKFLQDPQKGILRCNYNMLAFSVDERIRPGPSRRSKEISYVTESALSSVLDLSQFPNAVVDVFIEIIQADAGTRCVGITAAAMALADAGLVMRDLIAAVSVGKVGDKIVVDLNKEEEDYEPKDGHKSVDIPVAILPRTGEVSLLQMDGELKAEELIEAIEKAKIAAKKINEVQREALYKKYKEIGADEK comes from the coding sequence ATGAGTTACGACAAAAGAGTAGACGGAAGAAAATTTGATGAACCAAGAAAAATGGAAGCTAAAGTTGGCGTTGTAAAAAGAGCTGACGGAAGTGCCATGTTTAGAATGGGAGATACAATAGCTATAGCTGCTGTATATGGCCCAAGAAACCTTTATCCTAAATTCTTACAAGATCCTCAAAAAGGAATATTGAGATGTAATTACAACATGCTTGCATTCTCAGTAGATGAAAGAATAAGACCGGGTCCATCAAGAAGAAGTAAAGAAATCAGTTATGTTACTGAATCTGCACTATCAAGTGTTCTTGACTTAAGTCAATTTCCAAATGCAGTTGTAGATGTATTTATAGAAATTATACAAGCTGATGCTGGAACAAGATGTGTAGGAATAACTGCTGCTGCAATGGCTTTGGCTGATGCAGGATTGGTTATGAGAGATTTAATAGCTGCAGTATCTGTTGGAAAAGTTGGAGATAAGATAGTTGTTGATCTTAACAAAGAAGAAGAAGATTATGAACCAAAAGATGGACACAAATCTGTTGATATACCTGTTGCAATTTTGCCTAGAACCGGTGAAGTAAGTTTATTGCAAATGGATGGGGAATTAAAAGCTGAAGAACTAATAGAAGCTATAGAAAAAGCAAAAATAGCTGCTAAGAAAATAAATGAAGTTCAAAGAGAAGCTTTATACAAAAAATACAAAGAAATAGGGGCTGATGAAAAATGA
- a CDS encoding RNA-binding protein, with translation MSKILVENKDIVTPGQVLAEGMDYLPAGGAFRENDKIVASQMGLANVDGRLIKVIALSGKYAPKKGDTVIAKVVDINVYGWRFEINCAYQAFLSMKEATQEFITKGADLTKFYDYGDIVATNILSVSATKTVDLSMRGPGLRKLIGGRIIEVAPSKVPRIIGKQGSMITMIKEATGCKIVVGQNGLIWISGDNAEAELRATEVILKIERESHTEGLTDKIKQLLESETEKKNSKDKEAKK, from the coding sequence ATGAGTAAAATATTAGTAGAAAATAAAGATATAGTAACTCCTGGACAAGTCTTGGCAGAGGGAATGGATTATTTGCCGGCTGGAGGAGCATTTAGAGAAAATGATAAAATTGTCGCATCACAAATGGGATTAGCAAATGTTGATGGTAGACTTATAAAAGTCATTGCTTTAAGTGGAAAATACGCTCCTAAAAAAGGAGACACAGTAATAGCAAAAGTTGTTGATATAAATGTTTATGGATGGAGATTTGAAATAAATTGTGCATACCAAGCATTTCTTTCAATGAAAGAAGCAACACAAGAATTTATAACAAAAGGTGCTGATTTAACCAAGTTTTATGACTATGGCGACATAGTTGCAACAAACATTTTAAGTGTTTCAGCTACAAAAACTGTTGATTTATCAATGAGAGGACCAGGATTAAGAAAATTAATTGGTGGAAGAATTATTGAAGTTGCACCTTCTAAAGTTCCAAGAATAATTGGAAAACAAGGAAGTATGATAACTATGATAAAAGAAGCAACAGGTTGTAAAATTGTTGTTGGACAAAATGGTTTAATTTGGATTTCTGGAGATAATGCAGAAGCAGAATTAAGAGCTACTGAAGTTATATTAAAAATAGAAAGAGAAAGTCATACTGAAGGATTAACAGACAAAATAAAACAGCTTCTTGAAAGCGAGACTGAAAAGAAAAACAGTAAGGACAAGGAGGCTAAAAAATGA
- a CDS encoding ribosome assembly factor SBDS translates to MDFNKATIVKLRKAGEEFEVLVELEKALKFRKNEIISLDDVLVADTVYKDSKKGMRASENEMKKIFGTDDSRKVAEIVIREGNLEVNADHKRKLFEEKRKQIVSIIHKNAIDPRTKLPHPPQRIEAAMIEAKVKISEFKNAEDQIQDVVKQLTGVLPIKFETRIIEVKVAAHFAGKVNNVLKNFGKIKKSEWGNDGSLKAEVEMPAGLSTEFYDEINRISHGEIETKIIS, encoded by the coding sequence ATGGATTTCAATAAAGCTACAATTGTAAAATTAAGAAAAGCTGGAGAAGAATTTGAAGTTCTTGTAGAATTAGAAAAAGCTCTAAAATTTAGAAAAAATGAAATAATAAGTTTAGATGATGTTTTAGTCGCAGATACAGTCTATAAAGACTCTAAAAAAGGAATGAGAGCTTCTGAAAATGAAATGAAAAAAATCTTTGGAACTGACGATTCTAGAAAAGTTGCTGAAATAGTAATTAGAGAAGGAAACTTAGAAGTAAATGCAGATCATAAAAGGAAATTGTTTGAAGAAAAAAGAAAACAAATAGTTTCAATTATACACAAAAATGCAATAGACCCAAGAACAAAATTACCCCATCCACCTCAAAGAATTGAGGCTGCAATGATTGAAGCTAAAGTAAAAATTAGCGAATTTAAAAATGCAGAAGACCAAATACAAGATGTTGTGAAACAATTAACTGGTGTTCTTCCAATTAAATTTGAAACAAGAATAATTGAAGTTAAGGTTGCTGCACATTTTGCTGGAAAGGTAAATAATGTTTTGAAAAATTTTGGAAAAATAAAAAAGTCTGAGTGGGGCAATGATGGCTCTTTGAAAGCTGAAGTAGAAATGCCTGCTGGACTTTCAACAGAATTTTATGACGAAATAAATCGAATAAGTCATGGTGAAATAGAAACAAAAATCATATCGTAG
- the psmA gene encoding archaeal proteasome endopeptidase complex subunit alpha has protein sequence MQQMSNQMMGYDRTQSMFSPDGRLLQIEYAKKTVRQGTTALGMVCKDGVILISDKRIISKLVVSKSIEKLFQIDEHIGAAVSGLVSDGRILFERAQIKAQQHKVTYDEPIDIQSLVKDICNVKQAYSQYGGARPFGVSLLFAGIDEDGAKLFATEPSGIFFQYNAAAIGEGETEIMDALEKEYKDNLTMEQGFALAISIFKKVLQKEFDINRFCASYIALKDKKYVAIGPKELKKYA, from the coding sequence ATGCAACAAATGTCAAATCAAATGATGGGTTATGATAGAACTCAGTCAATGTTCAGTCCAGATGGAAGATTATTACAGATTGAATATGCAAAGAAAACTGTAAGACAAGGAACAACTGCTTTAGGTATGGTATGTAAAGATGGAGTTATACTAATTAGTGATAAGAGGATTATAAGTAAATTAGTTGTTAGTAAGAGTATAGAAAAATTATTTCAAATAGATGAGCATATTGGTGCTGCGGTTTCTGGATTAGTGAGTGATGGAAGAATTTTGTTTGAAAGAGCCCAAATAAAAGCACAACAACATAAAGTTACTTATGATGAACCCATAGATATTCAAAGTTTAGTTAAAGATATTTGTAATGTTAAACAAGCCTATAGTCAGTATGGTGGAGCAAGACCCTTTGGTGTAAGTTTATTGTTTGCTGGAATAGATGAAGATGGTGCAAAATTATTTGCAACTGAACCGAGTGGAATTTTCTTTCAATATAATGCAGCCGCAATTGGTGAAGGTGAAACTGAAATTATGGATGCTCTTGAAAAAGAGTATAAAGATAATTTAACTATGGAACAAGGCTTTGCATTAGCAATAAGTATTTTCAAAAAAGTATTACAGAAAGAATTTGATATAAATAGATTCTGTGCATCATATATTGCATTAAAAGATAAGAAATATGTTGCAATAGGACCAAAAGAATTAAAAAAATACGCATGA